The following are from one region of the Nitrospirota bacterium genome:
- a CDS encoding DUF4258 domain-containing protein, whose translation MLTFKRGNESNKPYAKSQATQLIKSIARNGSVRPTKHSKQRMQERNITMQDVLYAFRNGRVINEPELDIRTNRWKYNITGNGIDAKNITVTTDINEKENFILIITVF comes from the coding sequence ATGTTAACATTTAAACGAGGCAATGAAAGCAACAAGCCTTATGCAAAATCTCAAGCAACACAGCTAATCAAATCAATTGCGCGGAATGGCAGTGTAAGACCAACAAAGCATTCTAAACAAAGAATGCAGGAGCGGAATATCACGATGCAGGATGTTCTGTACGCATTCAGAAACGGCAGAGTTATTAATGAGCCTGAACTGGATATAAGAACAAACCGCTGGAAATACAACATCACCGGAAACGGGATAGACGCCAAAAACATAACGGTAACAACTGATATAAATGAAAAGGAGAATTTTATCCTCATTATTACCGTTTTTTAG